TCCGGTTAATCTGGATTACCAACAGCTAATCAACCAAGTCAATGTGGTCAATCGTGTTTTGACCATGAAGTTGACAGATTTTTACCGCTACCTCAGCAGTAATCATTATGAAGTACATTAATATTGAAATCATTAAAGGAGGCGAAAATGGCCCAAGATAAAAAAAATGAAGAAGTAGAAGAAGTTCAAGAAGAGGAAGTTGTGGAAACAGCTGAAGAAACAACTCCTGAGAAGTCTGAGTTGGACTTGGCAAATGAACGTGCGGATGAGTTCGAAAATAAATACCTTCGCGCTCATGCAGAAATGCAAAATATCCAACGCCGTGCCAATGAAGAGCGTCAAAACTTGCAACGTTATCGTAGCCAGGACTTGGCAAAAGCGATTCTCCCTTCTTTGGATAACCTTGAGCGTGCACTCGCAGTTGAAGGTTTGACAGACGATGTCAAAAAAGGATTGGAAATGGTGCAAGAAAGCTTGGTTCATGCTTTGAAAGAAGAAGGAATCGAAGAAATCGCAGCTGATGGCGGATTTGACCATAACTACCATATGGCCATCCAAACTCTCCCGGCAGACGATGAACACCCAGCAGATACCATCGCTCAAGTCTTCCAAAAAGGCTATAAACTCCATGACCGCATCCTACGCCCAGCAATGGTAGTTGTTTATAACTAGGATCCAAAGCCCGTAAAAAGCTCACAGTAAAAATAGGAGATTGACGAAGTGTTTGATGAACACAAGAAAATCTAACTTTTTTACTCAGAGCTTAGGGCGTGTTCGATTAGGCAATTCTGACGGTAGCTAAAGCAACTCGTCAGAAAACGGCAATCGCTATGGCGTTTTCCTAGCCTTCTTACTAACTCGTCGTTGAAATAAAATCAATTTCGACTTCTCGTGTCACAATCTACATAATAGAAAACTTGTCCGAAACGACAATAAACTATGAAGAAAGATAAGAGGCAAGCCGGAGGCTTGCAAGGAAGATATTTCCCACCGTGGTGAAAGTTTCAGTAGCTTGTGCTACTGAAACAGGGGATTTTTGAGACAATAGGCTCAAAAATAAGTGATGAAATCCCGAAGGGAGTTGCTCACGTCCCCACCACTTAAGGGAAATATCAAAAAATCAAAATTCGAATTAAAATTTAAGGAGAAAAACACATGTCTAAAATTATCGGTATTGACTTAGGTACAACAAACTCAGCAGTAGCAGTTCTTGAAGGAACTGAAAGCAAAATCATCGCAAACCCAGAAGGGAACCGTACAACTCCATCTGTAGTCTCATTCAAAAATGGTGAAATCATCGTTGGTGATGCTGCAAAACGTCAAGCAGTCACAAACCCAGATACAGTTATCTCTATCAAATCTAAGATGGGAACTTCTGAAAAAGTTTCTGCAAACGGAAAAGAATACACTCCACAAGAAATCTCAGCTATGATCCTTCAATACTTGAAAGGCTACGCGGAAGACTATCTTGGTGAAAAAGTAACGAAAGCAGTTATCACAGTTCCAGCTTACTTCAACGATGCTCAACGTCAAGCAACAAAAGACGCTGGTAAAATCGCTGGCCTTGAAGTAGAACGTATCGTCAACGAACCAACAGCAGCAGCCCTTGCTTACGGTTTGGACAAGACTGATAAAGAAGAAAAAATCTTGGTATTTGACCTTGGTGGTGGGACATTCGACGTCTCTATCCTTGAATTGGGTGACGGTGTCTTCGACGTATTGTCAACTGCAGGGGACAACAAACTTGGTGGTGACGACTTTGACCAAAAAATCATTGACCACTTGGTAGCAGAATTCAAGAAAGAAAACGGCATTGACTTGTCTACTGACAAGATGGCAATGCAACGTTTGAAAGATGCAGCTGAAAAAGCGAAGAAAGACCTTTCTGGTGTCACTTCAACACAAATCAGCTTGCCATTTATCACTGCTGGTGAGGCTGGACCTCTTCACTTGGAAATGACTTTGACTCGTGCTAAATTCGACGATTTGACTCGTGACCTTGTAGAACGTACAAAAACTCCAGTTCGCCAAGCCCTTTCAGATGCAGGTTTGAGCTTGTCAGAAATCGACGAAGTCATCCTTGTTGGTGGTTCAACCCGTATCCCTGCCGTTGTTGAAGCTGTTAAAGCTGAAACTGGTAAAGAACCAAACAAATCAGTGAACCCTGACGAAGTAGTGGCTATGGGTGCTGCAATCCAAGGTGGTGTGATCACTGGTGATGTGAAAGACGTTGTCCTTCTTGACGTAACGCCATTGTCACTTGGTATCGAAACAATGGGTGGAGTCTTTACAAAACTCATCGACCGCAACACAACCATTCCAACATCTAAATCACAAGTCTTCTCAACTGCAGCAGACAACCAACCAGCCGTTGATATCCACGTTCTTCAAGGTGAACGCCCAATGGCAGCAGATAACAAGACTCTTGGACGCTTCCAATTGACAGATATCCCAGCTGCACCTCGTGGTATCCCACAAATCGAAGTAACATTTGATATCGACAAGAACGGTATCGTGTCTGTTAAGGCCAAAGACCTTGGAACTCAAAAAGAACAAACAATTGTTATCCAATCTAACTCAGGCTTGACGGACGAAGAAATCGACCGCATGATGAAAGATGCAGAAGCAAACGCTGAAGCAGATAAGAAACGTAAAGAAGAAGTTGACCTTCGTAACGAAGTAGACCAAGCTATCTTTGCGACTGAAAAGACAATCAAAGAAACGGAAGGCAAAGGCTTCGATGCAGAACGTGATGCTGCCCAAGCTGCCCTTGATGACCTTAAGAAAGCGCAAGAAGACAACAACTTGGACGACATGAAAGCAAAACTTGAAGCGTTGAACGAAAAAGCTCAAGGACTTGCTGTGAAACTTTACGAACAAGCCGCAGCAGCGCAACAAGCTCAAGCAGGAGCAGAAGGCGAACAAGCAACAGGAAACGCAGGCGATGACGTCGTAGACGGAGAGTTTACTGAAAAATAAGATGCAAAGCCCGTTAAAACCTCACAGTGAAAATAGGAAATCTGACGCAGAAACTTTAGTTTCTAGAAAGATTTGTCTTTTTCACCAAGAGGTTAGGGCGTGCTCGATTTAGCATTACTAGCTTGATTTTTAAAACTCGAACGTCGTAATGATAGGAAGAAATCCAGAGGTTGCAACCCAGCCTCTGTTTTTCGGTAAAAAGGGCCTAAACCTGATTTATTTAGGGTTTGTTTCATCAATATAAAAGAAAGGAATTGAACCCGACCTAAATCCAGGTTTGATTCAAAAAATCAATAGAAAGGAACAAGGGTGTTCAGGGAATTGAACACGGGTTTCCAAATTTCTTACTCAATATAAAAGAAAGGAATTGAACCCGACCTAAATTCTCGGAAAAAAGATAAATCTGCCTAGGAGCATCGCTCCAGCGTCAGATTTTCTATTTTTCAGTCGAATTTTACGGTCTTGGTATCTTGTATGAATAATACTGAATTTTATGATCGTCTGGGGGTGTCAAAAAACGCTTCGGCAGACGAGATCAAAAAGGCTTATCGTAAGCTTTCAAAGAAATACCACCCAGATATCAACAAGGAGCCTGGTGCTGAGGAAAAGTACAAGGAAGTTCAAGAAGCTTATGAGACCTTGAGTGATGACCAGAAGCGTGCTGCCTATGACCAATATGGTGCTGCGGGTGCCAATGGTGGCTTTGGTGGTGCTGGTGGTTTTGGCGGATTTGACGGAGCAGGTGGCTTCGGTGGTTTTGAAGATATCTTCTCAAGTTTTTTCGGAGGAGGCGGAGCTTCGCGCAATCCAAACGCTCCTCGTCAAGGAGATGACCTCCAGTATCGTGTGAATTTGACTTTTGAAGAAGCCATCTTCGGAACGGAAAAAGAAGTCAAATACAACCGTGAAGCAAGCTGTAGTACATGTAATGGCTCTGGTGCTAAGCCAGGAACAAGTCCAGTCACTTGTGGACGCTGTCATGGCGCTGGTGTCATTAACGTCGATACGCAGACTCCGCTTGGTATGATGCGTCGTCAAGTAACCTGTGATGTCTGTCATGGTCGCGGAAAAGAAATCAAAGATCCATGTACAACCTGTCACGGAACAGGGCATGAAAAACAAGCCCATAGCGTACATGTCAAAATTCCTGCTGGTGTGGAAACAGGTCAACAAATTCGCTTAGCTGGTCAAGGTGAAGCTGGCTTTAACGGTGGACCTTATGGCGACTTGTATGTAGTAGTTTCTGTGGAAGCTAGCGACAAGTTTGAACGTGAAGGAACCACTATCTTCTACAATCTCAACCTCAACTTTGTCCAAGCAGCTCTTGGCGACACAGTAGATATCCCAACTGTTCACGGTGATGTTGAATTGGTTATTCCAGAGGGAACTCAGACTGGTAAGAAATTCCGTCTACGTGGCAAGGGAGCACCGAGCCTTCGTGGTGGTGCAGTTGGTGACCAATACGTTACTGTTAATGTCGTAACACCGACAGGATTGAACGACCGCCAAAAAGCAGCCTTGAAAGAATTTGCTGCTGCTGGTGATTTAAAAGTCAATCCAAAGAAAAAAGGTTTCTTTGACCATATTAAAGATGCCTTTGAAGGAGAATAAACAAAAAGAGCCGAGTGGCTCTTTTTGTTTATAGATTTTTTAAGACGTTCCTTAAGTAATGACGGACGGTAGTGACCTTCTTTGAAGTCCCATATCTAAACTTTGAGCCTAGGTCTCAAAGTTTCTGAACACTTAAAACTAAGCTGTTTCAGATATTTTCATTAAGGCGAAAAGTCTGGGAGAGTCTTTAATTTAGTTATGAAACGGTGAATGATACTCTTCAAAAATCTCTCCAAACCACGTCAGCGTCGGCTTGTCGTAGATATATGTAACT
This window of the Streptococcus sp. 116-D4 genome carries:
- the dnaK gene encoding molecular chaperone DnaK, translating into MSKIIGIDLGTTNSAVAVLEGTESKIIANPEGNRTTPSVVSFKNGEIIVGDAAKRQAVTNPDTVISIKSKMGTSEKVSANGKEYTPQEISAMILQYLKGYAEDYLGEKVTKAVITVPAYFNDAQRQATKDAGKIAGLEVERIVNEPTAAALAYGLDKTDKEEKILVFDLGGGTFDVSILELGDGVFDVLSTAGDNKLGGDDFDQKIIDHLVAEFKKENGIDLSTDKMAMQRLKDAAEKAKKDLSGVTSTQISLPFITAGEAGPLHLEMTLTRAKFDDLTRDLVERTKTPVRQALSDAGLSLSEIDEVILVGGSTRIPAVVEAVKAETGKEPNKSVNPDEVVAMGAAIQGGVITGDVKDVVLLDVTPLSLGIETMGGVFTKLIDRNTTIPTSKSQVFSTAADNQPAVDIHVLQGERPMAADNKTLGRFQLTDIPAAPRGIPQIEVTFDIDKNGIVSVKAKDLGTQKEQTIVIQSNSGLTDEEIDRMMKDAEANAEADKKRKEEVDLRNEVDQAIFATEKTIKETEGKGFDAERDAAQAALDDLKKAQEDNNLDDMKAKLEALNEKAQGLAVKLYEQAAAAQQAQAGAEGEQATGNAGDDVVDGEFTEK
- the dnaJ gene encoding molecular chaperone DnaJ, with the protein product MNNTEFYDRLGVSKNASADEIKKAYRKLSKKYHPDINKEPGAEEKYKEVQEAYETLSDDQKRAAYDQYGAAGANGGFGGAGGFGGFDGAGGFGGFEDIFSSFFGGGGASRNPNAPRQGDDLQYRVNLTFEEAIFGTEKEVKYNREASCSTCNGSGAKPGTSPVTCGRCHGAGVINVDTQTPLGMMRRQVTCDVCHGRGKEIKDPCTTCHGTGHEKQAHSVHVKIPAGVETGQQIRLAGQGEAGFNGGPYGDLYVVVSVEASDKFEREGTTIFYNLNLNFVQAALGDTVDIPTVHGDVELVIPEGTQTGKKFRLRGKGAPSLRGGAVGDQYVTVNVVTPTGLNDRQKAALKEFAAAGDLKVNPKKKGFFDHIKDAFEGE
- the grpE gene encoding nucleotide exchange factor GrpE, which gives rise to MAQDKKNEEVEEVQEEEVVETAEETTPEKSELDLANERADEFENKYLRAHAEMQNIQRRANEERQNLQRYRSQDLAKAILPSLDNLERALAVEGLTDDVKKGLEMVQESLVHALKEEGIEEIAADGGFDHNYHMAIQTLPADDEHPADTIAQVFQKGYKLHDRILRPAMVVVYN